agaattcctaataaaatatattattctctacgttcctattcgtaatacaattctagacttgaattactaatggcaataattcagtatatatatttctttgcaatgcaatctatactattaataaaaacaattcctatccctaatacaattgtaaattaaaatagaattcctaataaaatatatttttccctacgttcctattcgtaatacaattctagacttgaattactaatggcaataattcagtatatatatttctttgcaatgcaatctatactattaataaaaacaatatcatcagttttaacttctcgcccaaaacagacatataatattatggtatggtttgcgtaatattgtaataaatatgaaaatttggcataattcaacccgcaaggtcaaccaattttctgaacgacattcgtgcatgcaggtgtcgacgcacgagtcaagcctttttaagttcattttgggatttcatttgcacccccccccccttgcgcgcgcgagagagatcctctatgctatacaattcaataagccttagaaaaatcttgtataagtagtggtgcaaaccacttctcaaaccaatatgggacaaaagttacttgaaaggttttttctatatttttctaactcaaatgggtcaactttgagaacctatttctcattcacccattatcagttttgagcgtacaatatatcaatcttttcgtctaactacgaagaacacgaagctactttgacccgacccaaatcgaaagtggaccccacatatatttgtaccacaatattgcctgtaaaatgccattttatgctaatttttttccaacagttatttgtccagagaatatcaacgtgttgaaggaagaatatgatatatagtgaagggcaatatcatcttcactatatatcatgttatacttactgaatatcaaaatataagtgtacctcaagatcttgcaataactaaccgacaagtaattaaattaatgaatatgatgcaataatgtaaattatctacctattgcatttatacatttattttagaacactgaatttttgtgatatttgttgaaTGCAAGGaaaactcatactataattgcatttatacacttattcatactcatattcgatgttataatttatataattgtatatcaattcaaatatttcttaaaatattataacaaattcattccgtgcaacgcacggtgAAAATACTAGTCTTATTAAAACTAGTTAATGAACAGTTTATGAaggaaattaaaacaaatattatgacaATCTAATTAATCACATCATATTTATTAATCATTATATTAACTTTATCctaaaattattgatttacatatttgaattacttttttttttcattataaacaaaaataatttgataataattcatttataatattaatgaagttatatatatatatatatatatataatatgtatattaaGTTTCATAACTCACAGAACTCTTGCCATTAACGCTTTGAAAACTTTGATAAAGTGAGAAAACtttgattaaaattaagaaaaaactaataataataatgggcgGGCCTCGGAAATTAAAGGAATTTATCGGTTACATTTCCAAGGCCTTAAAAATCGCAAGGAGGTTGGCCGAAAGAACGTCAAACCGACCTTCTGTCATGCAGTGGGCTCCACCCGTGTACTGATTTGTGTTTATTAAGGAAACCTCACAAGGAGGTGATGGGGACCCAcaccaaatataaataaataaatagatgcCTCTTCACGAAGAAGTTGGGAATCTCGAAATTGCTCCCACCCTCTAAACTACGGTTACGTGTTCATCTGCTCACGCACCGCCCTTGGCCCCATCAAACCTTTATCCAATCAAGGCCGACCACTTCAGTTTCGCCTAAAATAACTAATTATTTTAACCAAATTTCTGTACTCAACCCACacgcatttatatatatatatatgtttagtcACGGGTGCGGGAAAGCTCTCAAGTGAAACATGCGGATAAATCTCAGTCTTACATCaattactctttaaaaaaattcaccaCCTACGATCCTAAAAAATATACACCGGAAGACACAAAAACGTGCACTGAAAGACACatagatgtgaaacaattattgaaaatactaaatttaatataggtttttcaataaaaatcataaatgaccataaataataaacaaacaaacaagattcaactcaaattagtaattagtgattaaaattaactaatcttttaaaaaaagtttgcaAACTACGATCTTCAAAAGTGTGCACTAGAACGCTCAACAATGTGCATTCCAAGGCAAAACAATATGCATTTCGAAAGTACaaaaatatgctttggaagacTCAACAATGTGTTCTGAAAGgctcaacaatgtgcactgggaGGCACATCAATGTGCTCTATAAGGCACAACATTGTGCTCtgcaagaagaaaaaaatgcactaattgacaaaaaaattaacttacacaaaattaccataatgcaaacgcatttttttaaaagatatctATCTCCATTCTAGACCCTTGATCTAGAAttaatggatgagattaaacCTTATTTTTCACCTAAGGAATgcttttcattatatatatatgtgtgtgtgtgtgtgtgtgtgtgtgtgttggatTTTATCAAACAAGAACAATGTCAtcatgtaaaaaataataattgatctCAGTCGTCAATAATCagagtttaaaataattgtatattttaataaaaaaataatcatcaattttataattatcaaaaaattttaacaGCATAATTCATTTTATAATCAAGTATCATTTATCTTACGAAATTCTGTGCAATCAAATATACCATGCAAGATTGTATGGATCCTCCTAATGTGTTTTGGGAACTATTTGTTTTGGAAACTATTACAaatgagtaatatttatttaatgtaAATTTCTATATAGTATAATGCAAAGATTGTATAATGTGATAACTATTAACACCTTAAAAATTctcattaatttaaatttaatttttttttaaatatacaccacatgCATCAGTAcatttaaaatcaaaatcaagttgggttattatcaaattttatttttttaaaaaaaaatccttcaacttattattctatttataaagtttaaatacaTGACTTTCATTTAAATAAGTATACACTAACTCAATGGCATTTTTGTGTCTCttacattaaaatatacaattttaagAAACTATTTTCTCATcccaaattttattcctgacATTTATTACATTCGAACATgatagtatatattaattaatcacATTCGAACATgatagtatatattaattaatcttACCATGAGTTTATCAACGAGAGAGATcttataataatgtttttttttaatactgttGACTCTGCTACAATCTAGTATCTGGAGCCAACGCCCCCACTAGGGATCAAAtttgtgacctctcacttgggagggccacatCTATGCCGCTTAACAACAAGATTATGATGAAAACATAGCAACATACTTGCAATATTTGGtacaatttttcttaatattttattttataacatgATATTATTGTATCTAAGGGCATCCACACCTGTGGATATTATTTAGTTTTTGCAGATGAAATAACTTGGAATAGGTTTATAACTAGTGTGGGAAGGGGTTATTTTCAAGTTTTTTATTCATGCAAGTTAATGTATAATTGTGGGTCCATTTTGAGCATAGAACACAAAGAAATTTACAGATGAATTACGCAGGTGCgcgttttattttttttcctttgcttCCTCTCTCCTCTCCATTATCTTTCCTACCATGATGgataaaaaccacaaaaaaccaatactgataaggatgctctttttttttcttttttttttttatgaataggAGGGACGAAAGCCCCGAGTGGATTAATAAATCCGTCTAGCTGCAACTGTATTTGCGTCGCGATCGAGGATGGTAGTCCCCCACCtatgataaggatgctctaatatattgtaattgatAACTAGACATATTCTTTCGAAGGAATCCTTTTatctaatttataatttattaagtaaatatataaaatcaattaatttacaaataattgataaatataatattttcaaaaaaaaatgataaatctaagggtcacacttgtgtgagaccgtctcacggatccttattcgtgagacggtctcacacaagtttttgcctaaatctaataaaattttctttaaaaagaaaaaaagaaaaaagcctTTGTATGATAGTAAATACTCgtaacattgttttttttttttttcaataatttttgtatgtcaTGTCCGATCGACGTGCACACACTCACGTTGTTGTCCGACGTGGCGAGATTTTGCTGGCTATTTAGGAGTCAGATGACAGCGTGACTCCCTCCCCTtccttaaattatttataattcatggTGGATTCAGTACACCTAAATGATGCTTATGGATGCCACTTTTATCAAGCTTAATATTCAATTCTGTTCGACAAACAAACTTTTGTTTCTCATATTATAATTTCAAGAAGAGTtgtattatacaattttttttagacaaaaatatCCATGATATTATAACTTTTATTACCTTTTCTTATTGTTATTACCATgtacatgcatacacaatatcttTTCTTATAAATTTCTCAATGATAATAATGTGtgtaaaacattatatattggagtaatataaggaataaatttgatttcagttatttttttaattaaatattatcataattatcataattaaaaaagaaatattatcataattatatttagtaatttatcatacctaaattcttactttaataatattaatcatactaTAATTATTTGTCTTTCAATGATATATGATATGTTGACTTTATCAACTATGAATTCCACAactataaattttgtttaaaaaaaaattatactcttatttttaaaaatattttaatataattaagattttaacatttagtattaatattgaGCATCTATTTTTCACAATCGCACGTATAAAATActaagtatataaataataatttaggtGTGTAGAGAAATGTTAATATCTCAACCACGGAAACAAATCGTGAAATTAGTTTTCACCTTTTACATGATTTCTATGATTCATTTAATAGTAGCGGTTTCAGTATCACAAAATCACACTAAACTCAGTCTTACTTCCAAGTCAGGTGCATGTGTACTGCTTGACTTCCGGACTTCATGCGTTACTTTTTTATTGATGAGATGTGTGATCTTACATCAATATAATGTGAAAGAGAAAAAAgcattttcaattcttttttttttttttaacaagcaTTTACAATTCTTAATTAAGATAGgtaatattttgtaaatttatttttagtgccgacctaagtttaatttgtcttagatgataactttttttttttttttgaaactcatgattctttacaaaatGTAGCACTTGTTCTATATTTCTCGATATTTTTCAGTCCAAAAAATAATGTCCTACCACCGGAGTTAAATACCACctatttaaaatggtaataaaagtatcatcacactacatagtagttagcaacaattaatcaatttaaaacACTTCaatcataatttatttaaacaatCTCTTATTAATTTCCTAAACTCACGGTTAGTATTTAGTCCTTAGAAAGCTTAATGACAAAGATAGGGACAACACAAATTGAAATCCAAATGTGGGCCATGCCATGTAAGATGTCGGCAAAAAGACTACTGGATCGTACATACTGAATTGTAACGATTCGTGCCCAAACGTTAACCGCCCACGTCGATTCGTCAATCACACACTTTGGATCACTTGACAGCGTTTGATGACTTGTTTTTCTTCGATTggttttaaaaacaaaatttaaaaaatcaaaaataaaatatttcccCAGAGCGTAACGTCCGCGTTCGAGATCCCTATAAAAGCCCCCCATTGGAGAACTCTTTTCATCACCTTCAAATCCAAGCATAGAATATTGTAGAAAACatatattgattgattgtaTTGCCTGTTAGTTAAGGTAGTGTTGGTATCTATCaatcttttcatatttttctccttttttgttGAGTGATTATGGCGGAGGAGTGCCACCGTGACCAGGAGGAGCAAGTGGTTGTCAAGGCTGAGGATAGGGGTTTGCTTGACTTCTTGGggaagaaggaggaggagaagaagccTCACTGCGCCGAGGAGGAAGCCATTTCCGGCGAGTTTGGGGAGAAGGTCCATGTCTCCGAGCCGCCGCACGGGGTGGAGTATAAGGAGGAGAAGAAAACGCTCCACCGCTCCTCTAGCAGCTCTAGTAGCTCTGTAAGTCATATATATCCATTGATGCCTAATTAATCTCTCTGGATTTTTTCCTAAAAATCAGTAAATTCCATTTTGTAACCTTAGTCGATAAATGATCCTAGGTTACTTTAGGCTGGTAGACTGCTTCTAGTAGTTATAGTATAGATTTTGTATTTTCATTTACTTTCTGGTTATGGAGTCAATAATCTGACCAGTTTGACTGGTTGATCTgaccttattttttttagagCGAGGAGGAATATGAAGAGGATGGTGTGatcaagaagaaaaagaaggagaagaaggggttgaaggagaagatcaagGAGAAACTCTCCGGCGAAGAGCATCAGGGTGAAGTTGACACCAGCGTTCCGGTGGAGAAATGCGATGACGAGGAGCCGGCGGAGGAGAAGAAGGGGTTCTTGGACAAGATCAAGGAGAAGCTCCCCGGAGGAGGGCAAAAGAAGGCTGAGGAGGAAGTGGCACCGCCGCCGCCTCCGGCACCGGCGGCTGAGCACCACGATGGGGAGCCCAAGAAAGGGTTCTTGGACAAGATCAAGGAAAAGCTGCCTGGGTACCACCCAAAGACTGAGgaagaaaaggagaaagagaaagagaaagatggGGAATGTCATTAAGAAAGCTATGCATGCTGGGGTTGCCATGATTGTGCTGTTTCTTTGATGGtcattgttataattattattatttgtatcttttgcttttttgctttgtttgctttgctttgctttgttctGCTTAATTCCCTTCGCTTTTGTATTTTTGATGATGAAGGATATATATGCTTTGCTGTAAGTACTTTATGTGCTTAATATCAACTGattcctatatatatttattataagatTTTATTTCATCCTATTCTTAGCACTTTTATGTGACTCAGTATAAACGATTGTAACGAAAAAAATTTCGCAACTTTTGTAATAATTCGTCATGTTGatatatcaaattcaaaatCGATATCTCATATAATAGATTTTGATAATATTGGAACATAGTACCTTTCGAGTTAAAGGATGTGTAGCTAGTCTACAGTTCCTATCCAAATGTATATTGGAGTATTGGATAAAGTTCACGCCGGACCATACCCAACAAATGGTTATAAGGATGTAAAACAATTTAAGTTGCCTATTATAACTAATTGGTTTAAAACCACAAAGTCGAAGATAGCTCTCATAAATAGTGGAACTTGAAACTCTGTCCGGCATGGTACTCTACTGCATAAATATCTAAtgatattacaattaatttttgaatGGCAAGTTCTGATAATTGATTGGTTGAAAACAATACATATCCAAATTTTGAAAAGttgatcaaaataataatattattgaacATTGAGTGGGGGTACGTAACGTTGATGTCAATCAACTTCAACAAGTAATGTTCCATTGAAAAAGTTAGAGAAGTTGAATACGCAAATATTATTTGAGATAAAGAATTATTAAGCCATGAAGTTTCTAGCTATAACCAGATGGCAGGCATGGTCCTCCTCTATCCATATATGGCATGGCCCTCCCCTATCTTCACTAATCAGTACctcctaattaaaaaaaaaaaatgcaaaagataaagtaaatgacatctaataattttattaattaaatttaccaTCACCCATACTCCCCGGTCTTCTCCCAAATTGTGTTTGATGACGAAggacaaataaaatgtatagaGAAACTTTTGCTTAATTGTATCCCCGTGTAACTATTTCACTTCCAATTGCATCTATTATCGACGTATTTACATATTTTATGCGAATCTAatcaattatttcattttttttttttagttttcttcAATATAGTCCATTTTGGTTTCAATCATAATATgttactcattttttttttgaaaagatatgTTACTCATTTATTGCGCTTATTTAAAGGTTGGTTGGAGATTTATAAACGGTTGGATTAAATGAGCAGTACTCACTCCAAAATGAAGAATCatgaattttctgtgtaaattttctattcacaatataattcCTACTAAATTTGCATACCAAACTTTGTACATGGATTGATTGTTTTTGTCATAGTTTTGTACGTACATGTGATTTGATCCGTCTGTAAAGTGAAATTTTGCCGACAATTAACAATGCTAAAACTCACATAATTATTAACTAAATTatcaaatatactttttaatatataatatgagtcCTACAacttttatgatttttaaaaaaagtataaaatattattttttttaaaaaattacaactataattttaatattaaatattaatgttgGGCATTTATTTTTACGCATCGCACATAGAAAAGACtagtgtgtgtttgtgtgtgtgtgtgtgtgtatatatatatatatatatattttttgaatactattgactctattacaatgtagtatctgtttcgtacatactattgactctattgactcttttatatttaatggatgggttttttttttttttttttttctctcccttATGTTTGATTCCATTATTCAAAAGTAGAAGGGGTAAAATGGTAACGAGTTTTGAAATTACTAAATGATTTGAATCCAATAGAAGGATGATAAAAGTAGGCAAACAAATATGGTAATAGTTATCAAAACCTATAGTTGGGTGCAAAAAGTCTCAAACCAAATAGGGAAAATTATGCTATGAACTCGGGTCCAAAACTTGCGTCTAGAATAACGATGTCGTTAGTGTCATCGTTTCCTCAACCAATGATAttttttgtgaatatagagttcaaaaattgtgaatatagatttaaaaattgtgttataatgTT
This region of Ipomoea triloba cultivar NCNSP0323 chromosome 15, ASM357664v1 genomic DNA includes:
- the LOC116006642 gene encoding phosphoprotein ECPP44-like, producing MAEECHRDQEEQVVVKAEDRGLLDFLGKKEEEKKPHCAEEEAISGEFGEKVHVSEPPHGVEYKEEKKTLHRSSSSSSSSSEEEYEEDGVIKKKKKEKKGLKEKIKEKLSGEEHQGEVDTSVPVEKCDDEEPAEEKKGFLDKIKEKLPGGGQKKAEEEVAPPPPPAPAAEHHDGEPKKGFLDKIKEKLPGYHPKTEEEKEKEKEKDGECH